GCGCACGGCCCGGGCGGCTCCGGGGGTCAGCTTTTCATAGAGAACGGTAATGCCGATGCGGTAGCCCCGCCGGAGGCCGGCGGCGCCGCCCATCATGGTGACCCAGACCAGGGCGAACGTCGCGGCCTCGCCGGACCAGGCGGGCATTTCTCCCAGAACGTAGCGGCCGAAAACCTCATAGGGAACGATGACGGCGATAACCGCCATGAAACCGACGAGGGCCGCCTCCGCAGCCCGGGCGAGCCACTCGTTCAGCCTTGCCAGGGCAGACACGGAAAACACCACTCCCGCTATTTCGCGGCCCGGATGGCGTCCACACGGTCCTTGCCGAACTGGGGAATGAATTCCTCAAGGGCCGGCTTCATGGCCTTCAGCCAGGCCGCCTTGTCCACGTCCTTTGTGACCGCCATGCCCCGTTCGGCCAGCTCGGCGATCTGCTTCGCCTCGTTGTCACGGCCCAGCTTTCGCTGGTAGGCCGCCGTCTCCAGGGCCGCCTTCAGGAGCAGATCCTGGTCCTCCTTCGAGAAGGTCTGCCACTTCTTCAGGCTGAAAATGAGCATCGCCGGTGAGTAGACATGCTGGCTCAGGGTCAGGTACTTCTGAACCTCATTCAGCTTGACGGAGTAGATGACTGCAATCGGGTTCTCCTGGCCGTCGATGGCCTTCTGCTGGAGGGCGCCGTAGACCTCGCCCCAGGCCATGGGGACGGCGTTGACGCCGACGGCCTTCCAGGCGGCGATGTGGATCTTGTTCTCCTGGGTGCGAATCTTGAGCCCCCTGGCATCCGCCGGGTTTCTGACGGGGAGCTTCGAATTCGTGAGGTTCCGGAAGCCGTTTTCCCAGAAGGCCAGGCCCTTCATGCCGGTCTTCTCGATCTCGTCCATGAGCTGCCGTCCGATGGCCCCGTCGAGGACCATGTCCACATGGGCATAATCGCGGAAGAGAAAAGGAAGGTCCAGGATGCCCATGGAGGGGCTGAAGCCGCTGAGGGGAGCCGTGGAGCCTACATAGGCGTCGATGGTGCCCTGCTGGATCGCCTCGAGGAGTTCCCGCTCGCCCTTGCCGAGCTGTCCTTCCGGATAGATCTTGACGTCGATGCGTCCGTTCGAGCGCTGTTTCACCAGCTCGACGAACTTCGCCGCGCCCTGGTTGTAGGTGTGGCTTGTCGGGGTCATGGAGGCGAGCTTCAGTTCCATCTTTGCCTCGCCCTTTCCGGTCGCCGCGGGCTTTTCGCCCCCTCCGCATCCCGCCATGAAGGAAACCACGGCCAGGGACAACAGGATCAGCATCATTCGTTTCATGGGATCTGCATCCTCCTTTCGATTGGTGGGCACGGCCGGCCCGGCCGAGCCGGGCGCTACTCCCGACGGGCGGCAGGGGAAACCGACAGGTACTGCGTACAGGAACGGCGGGGGAAATTCAAGGAAGATGACACCGGAAAACGGATTTCGGGAAAAGGGCAACACAGCAGACGCCTTTTTTCAACAGCCTTCCAGCAATCCCTGCCAGGTGGAGCGCTCCAGGAAGGAGCCCCTGATGTTGCCTTCCATCTCCTCGAAGAGGGCCTTCGGGACGGCGAAGGTCAGCAGGTCTCCCCCGAGCTGGCGGCGGAGGTAGAGCCGTGCGGAGAGGTCTGTTAGCCCGACGACGGCCCGGGGGAGGGGGGACTCGGCCTCCCGGTAGGGATAGATGCCGACGGTCTGGCAGCCGGCGGCGTAAGGGATGATGACGTTTTCGTTGTCCCCCCGGCCGTAGTTGGCCAGGACTACGAGGGCGGAGAGCCGGTCCGGATCGGCGAAGAAGATGACGGTCCGGAGGTTGTCCCGTTCGGGGTCCACGTCCGCCAGGGGTTTGAACACGACGTACCGTGCAGGGATCTCCCGCATGGGCAGGCTGGCCAGGAAGCGCCGTACCAGGGCGGGATCCTTGATGTAACGCTCGCCGTGGAGGAAGTGGTCGAAGGCCTCGTCCCGGAGGAACGGGCGAACCTGCTCGGCCAATTCCTTTCCCCCTTCCCGTTCGGCGTTCCCAGTGGAGAGGAAGTGGCAGAACCCCTCCTCGCCGTCGGGAAAGTTCCGGTACTGGTTACCAAACCCGAGGCCTACGCCGCCGCCTACGCATCCGAATGTCGTGACGTCGCAGGCCGCCGTCTTGCCCTTGGTCGCGGCGGCAACGAGCCACATGACGCAGCCCCATTTCCCTGCCTGGAACATCATGGCGCGGTCCGGCTTCTCGTCGGCCCACAGGAGGCCCACGGGCGGAATCTTCAGGCGGACGGCCTCGGCGATTCGGCTTTCCATGACAACCTCTCCAGCATAAAACCGGCCCGGGAACGGAGGGACGTTCTCCGTGTCGTGAAAACGGTGCATTCCGGGGTCAGCGACGCTTCTTCCAGCGGAGTTGAAACTCCAGTTCTTCAACGCCCCCTTCGCGCTCGTGTTCGATGCTGATCTCCGCGGAGGCCGGAGCGGTCAGCTTCTCCCCGGCCACCTGGATCCGGAAAGGCCTCCCCGCCTCAACGTCGTCCGCCAGGCGTCGGAGCTTCCGGACAAAAGCCTCCCTGGTCACGGTCTTTTCGACATCCCGTTCCGCTTTTCTCTTTTTCATGGTCGCCTCCTGATCGGCTGTGATCCTGGCTGCGGCCAGGGTACGGAAAACCGGTCGCCTTGTCAAAAGAAAGCG
This genomic window from Syntrophaceae bacterium contains:
- a CDS encoding TRAP transporter small permease, with the translated sequence MSALARLNEWLARAAEAALVGFMAVIAVIVPYEVFGRYVLGEMPAWSGEAATFALVWVTMMGGAAGLRRGYRIGITVLYEKLTPGAARAVRVVADLLVLGFFLVMAVYGLQQTLINIRQTSPAMELPMAFPYAALPIGFVLMFLFTLEETIRILQGAPREG
- a CDS encoding DctP family TRAP transporter solute-binding subunit; translated protein: MKRMMLILLSLAVVSFMAGCGGGEKPAATGKGEAKMELKLASMTPTSHTYNQGAAKFVELVKQRSNGRIDVKIYPEGQLGKGERELLEAIQQGTIDAYVGSTAPLSGFSPSMGILDLPFLFRDYAHVDMVLDGAIGRQLMDEIEKTGMKGLAFWENGFRNLTNSKLPVRNPADARGLKIRTQENKIHIAAWKAVGVNAVPMAWGEVYGALQQKAIDGQENPIAVIYSVKLNEVQKYLTLSQHVYSPAMLIFSLKKWQTFSKEDQDLLLKAALETAAYQRKLGRDNEAKQIAELAERGMAVTKDVDKAAWLKAMKPALEEFIPQFGKDRVDAIRAAK
- a CDS encoding DUF169 domain-containing protein, with the translated sequence MESRIAEAVRLKIPPVGLLWADEKPDRAMMFQAGKWGCVMWLVAAATKGKTAACDVTTFGCVGGGVGLGFGNQYRNFPDGEEGFCHFLSTGNAEREGGKELAEQVRPFLRDEAFDHFLHGERYIKDPALVRRFLASLPMREIPARYVVFKPLADVDPERDNLRTVIFFADPDRLSALVVLANYGRGDNENVIIPYAAGCQTVGIYPYREAESPLPRAVVGLTDLSARLYLRRQLGGDLLTFAVPKALFEEMEGNIRGSFLERSTWQGLLEGC
- a CDS encoding amphi-Trp domain-containing protein produces the protein MKKRKAERDVEKTVTREAFVRKLRRLADDVEAGRPFRIQVAGEKLTAPASAEISIEHEREGGVEELEFQLRWKKRR